The nucleotide window GCTCATTTCCGACTCAGCAACTGACATACCAGCCTTATCAGCAGACGGTTCAGCTGTTGCATCATCCCCCTTTTCCATTAACTCTTTAAGTCTCTCATCTCTTTTAGCTGAACTGGATTTGAGGGACTCAAGTAATTCTGACATCTCCTCATTAAACTCGGACACTGTTTTTTCCAGCCGTCCTAAAAGTTCTTCGACAAATGCTTCACCATAACCGGGGGCAACACCATCGGTCAATTCGTTGATTTTGGCCATCAGATACTGTTTCTGGGCATCTATGTCTTGGGCCTGTTCTTCAGCCATTCAAATTCCTCCGTGTCAAAAAATCATACTCTTATAGAATGTAGAGGTTTCATTTCATTTTTGCCAATTCTTCCGGTGTCAGTGCAATAACCTGATTTGGAGAGGTCAAAACGGACACTGCCTCAAACATTTCCATCCCCAGAAGCAGCCCCACACCAATGCCAACAAACCGGTTGTTCCAGATAAGATCGATCCGAGGTGATTTCTGTTCGTTCCAAACTTCGGCCAAGGCCAAACCGGCTATAGCTCCCACAGAGAAAGCCAGCGTCTTTTTCCACGGCTGACCATCATCAATAAAGGGACGATATTTGATCGATTCAAGCTCATCTATTGAGAATTGGAGCCTTTGGGTCAACGTTTGAAATATGATCGTCCTGTCATCATACCTGATGAACGTCCCAGTATAATGCTGACCGTTGGAATGTTTGAGAGTGCAAAATGTGTTAGGCGGAATATCATCCATAATATTGTGCACTTGCAAATAAGTGAGATAATCCAACTGCTTCTCTCGCTGTTCATCTGTGATTTCAGGATGACTTCCGGCAAGATACTTTAACCTCTGGAACTGCTTCCAGGAAAAGTACCGTTTCTTCAACCGTCGGCGAGACTTGTCCACATAAACTATCTTCGCCATATAACGGTTTTCAGATATCTCATAGAACTGGGCGCTCTCAAATCCTTTGATGTCAGGAAACAGATCCATAAGGATATTTTCGGCCGCATCTATGGAAGACCCCACTTTGATTGAAAGGATGATGATTTCAGGCTCCTGTGCAGCCACTAAAAAGTGACCGGACAGAAACACTATCAAGATTGTTTTAACCGGATTCAATCAGATTCATGACTTCCCCATCAGCAGGAAAGCGGTCCAGACTTTTCTTGGAGAAGATGAGGTTACCATTATTAATAATCTCAAATACACCTCCTCCAGAAGGGATTAAAGTAAGTTCTTTAACATCGTTACCGTACTTTTCAAGAATTTCGTTCGCCAAACTGGCGGCTCTAGGTAGGTAG belongs to Candidatus Neomarinimicrobiota bacterium and includes:
- a CDS encoding SelT/SelW/SelH family protein is translated as MANEILEKYGNDVKELTLIPSGGGVFEIINNGNLIFSKKSLDRFPADGEVMNLIESG